One Solanum pennellii chromosome 10, SPENNV200 genomic region harbors:
- the LOC107001770 gene encoding probable BOI-related E3 ubiquitin-protein ligase 2: protein MAIQAHLYSENLGFSLGSLHDLMDDNACGFNQFFVNSQPEQQQQQQQQQQQPYLLQIQQQQFQILNQKNNIQNLNSSNSSSSTVFHHNLASQFEKQRVEIDQFVSLQNERLRLALQEQRKQQLALILRNYESKTHLLLKQKDEEIVKACNRSKELEDFLKRIEMENQTWQRIANENEAIVVSLNNTIEQLRENACFQSTNVGDAESCCDVQPIEVKVQSLQQEQTIKMMCKRCNSSKSCMVFLPCRHLSSCKDCETCLHSCPLCNMVKKATIEALI, encoded by the exons ATGGCTATTCAAGCGCATTTGTATTCGGAGAATCTCGGGTTTTCGTTAGGGAGTTTGCATGATTTAATGGATGATAATGCTTGTGGATTCAATCAATTTTTCGTTAATTCTCAACCggagcagcagcagcaacagcaacaacaacaacaacaaccataTTTGTTACAAATCCAACAGCAGCAGTTTCAAATTCTGAATCAGAAAAATAATATTCAGAATTTGAATTCGTCGAATTCGTCAAGTTCGACTGTGTTTCATCATAATCTGGCTTCCCAATTTGAGAAACAGAGAGTAGAGATTGATCAGTTCGTTAGTTTACAG AACGAGAGATTGAGATTGGCTCTGCAAGAACAGAGGAAGCAACAACTGGCATTAATCTTGAGAAATTACGAATCAAAGACTCATTTATTACTGAAACAAAAAGACGAAGAAATTGTGAAGGCTTGCAACAGGTCGAAAGAGTTGGAAGATTTCTTGAAAAGGATAGAAATGGAGAATCAAACATGGCAGAGAATCGCGAATGAGAACGAAGCCATTGTTGTTTCTTTAAACAACACAATTGAACAATTAAGAGAAAATGCATGTTTTCAATCAACCAATGTAGGTGATGCAGAGTCTTGCTGTGATGTACAACCAATTGAGGTCAAAGTACAATCATTGCAGCAAGAACAAACAATAAAGATGATGTGCAAAAGGTGTAATTCTAGTAAGTCGTGCATGGTTTTTTTGCCTTGTAGACATCTTTCTTCATGCAAAGATTGTGAAACTTGTCTCCATTCATGTCCTCTTTGTAACATGGTCAAAAAAGCAACTATAGAGGCTTTGATTTGA